The following are encoded together in the Limanda limanda chromosome 12, fLimLim1.1, whole genome shotgun sequence genome:
- the LOC133015937 gene encoding uncharacterized protein LOC133015937: MDKVKNFKWRLFLLFICTFIFLCILSVKLPMMDWSNPGPYRLSKTCPFHVSDQTITPLNNTKHLLVSAFMDQRVKGFDIRIIGIFRNDSIQPLHCRFCCEGFLSITTPAKISQHLSGRGFPFIGTDVMCPIPENCNATHVTLLTQPESGIAPKQIWLPIRNRKTNMDEEEKLQFNFTVCISNLFGDYNNVLQFAQTLEMYRLLGVGRVVIYNTSCGPELDRLMQIYSQDGLLEIVQWPIHQHLIPSKGCVFSKHGGDVHYFGQLITLNECIYRSMERSRYVLLNDIDQIIMPYQHDNLMSMMNMLQEQHPNAGVFIIENHSFPRTPFEGHKSGPLPQWRGVPGFNIMEYIYREEPDRTKFMPNKLIVKPRAVEQTWVHKVLKQFNEEFMVPMEVCRLVHCRMVYGKSQLEQLRVDTRLWDFSDELLTSVMKMLRRAGLLSSEVE; this comes from the exons ATGGACAAGGTCAAAAATTTCAAATGGAGgttgttcctcctcttcatttgtaccttcatcttcctctgcatCCTCAGTGTGAAACTGCCCATGATGGATTGGTCAAATCCAGGACCCTACAGACTGAGCAAAACGTGTCCCTTTCATGTCTCTGATCAGACCATCACCCCCCTCAACAACACCAAGCACCTACTGGTGTCGGCCTTCATGGACCAGAGGGTGAAAGGCTTTGATATACGCATCATTGGCATCTTCAGGAATGACTCCATCCAACCCCTTCACTGTCGCTTCTGCTGTGAAGGTTTCTTGTCGATCACAACTCCAGCAAAGATTTCACAACATTTAAGCGGACGTGGATTTCCCTTCATCGGGACAGATGTCATGTGTCCGATTCCTGAAAACTGCAACGCGACACATGTCACTCTTCTGACTCAGCCAGAGAGTGGGATTGCACCTAAACAGATTTGGCTCCCGATAAGAAACAGGAAGACCAACATGGACGAGGAGGAAAAGCTGCAGTTTAACTTCACAGTCTGCATCTCCAACCTGTTTGGAGACTACAACAACGTGCTTCAGTTCGCCCAAACCCTGGAGATGTACAG GTTGCTGGGAGTGGGCAGAGTGGTGATCTATAACACTAGTTGTGGCCCAGAGCTCGATCGTCTGATGCAGATCTACAGCCAGGACGGCTTACTGGAGATAGTTCAATGGCCCATCCACCAACATCTGATTCCATCTAAAGGTTGTGTCTTCTCAAAGCACGGAGGGGATGTGCACTACTTTGGCCAGTTAATCACGCTCAATGAGTGCATTTACAGATCCATGGAGCGCTCACGCTACGTCTTGCTGAACGACATCGATCAGATTATAATGCCTTACCAACACGACAACCTGATGTCTATGATGAACATGCTCCAAGAGCAGCATCCAAAT GCTGGGGTGTTCATCATAGAGAACCATTCATTTCCAAGGACACCCTTTGAGGGACACAAATCAGGTCCACTGCCTCAATGGAGAGGGGTGCCAGGCTTTAATATTATGGAGTACATCTACAGGGAGGAGCCGGACAGAACCAAATTCATGCCCAACAAGTTGATAGTTAAGCCAAG GGCGGTGGAGCAGACCTGGGTACACAAAGTGCTCAAGCAATTCAACGAAGAGTTCATGGTTCCGATGGAAGTCTGTCGGCTCGTCCACTGCCGAATGGTTTACGGAAAATCACAGCTGGAGCAACTCCGTGTAGACACCCGACTGTGGGACTTCTCAGATGAACTATTGACCAGCGTGATGAAGATGCTGAGGAGAGCCGGGCTGCTGAGCTCCGAGGTGGAGTGA